Part of the Trueperaceae bacterium genome is shown below.
CAGGTGCCCGAGGTCGTGCACGACCCAGGTGGCGAGGAGCTGCCTGAGCGAGACGGGGCCGAACTCGGGGTGGTTGGCGCGGGCGTCGAGCGCCGCCTCGTCGAGGCCCCAGGACGCCACCTCGGCCAGGCTCTCGCGCCGTGCGGCGGCGAACTCGTCGAGGAGGTCCTCCAGCGGGCGTCCGGCGTGGAGCCGCCTGTGGGCGAAGCGGTCGAAGGGAGGGAAGGAGGCGCCGGGGTCGCCGGCGCGGATCACGCGGGCTCGCGGCAGCCAGTTCGTGCGCTCGGCCTCGAGCAGGTGCCCGACGACCTCGAAGGGGCTGAAGGTGCCCTCGCCCTCGTCGGCGTGGAGCCAGGCGTCGTCGAGGCCGCTCAGGAGGGCGCGCAGCGTCGCCGGCGTCCGTCCCAGCACCTGGGAGGCTCGTTCTAGGTCGAAGCGCATGGTCACCGCCGTCAGGCCGCCAGGCCGGGAAGGAGGTCCTCGAGGCGGTCGTAAGTGACCTGCATGCCCGACTCCATGCCGCTGCCGAGGACGATCTGCAGCACCTCGGGCGTGTGGCACTCCACGTGGAGCCGCATCGTCGTGACGCCGCCCTCCTCGGTCAGCTCGGTGGTCACGAGCGTGCTCGGCTCGTCCACGTCTGGGCCGCCGCCCGGCACCCCCTCGTACACCTCGGTGTTCACGAGGCGGCGGGGCCTGTCGACCTCGTGGTAGCGGCCATGGAAGAACACCTCCTGACCCTGGTCGATCACGGCGTTCCTCCAGCGGCCGCCGGGGCGTACGTCAGCCACGCACTCGACCCACCGCCCGCTCGGGAAGCCCCACCAGCGCTTGATCAGCTCCGGCTCGGTGAGCGCCCTGAACACGGCTTGGGCGGAGGCGTCGAACTTGCGCTCGACCTCGTAGGCGGTGTCGGAGACGACGGTGATGGTGGCGCAGCCCTTGCGGTTCTGTTTGACGGTCATGGCCCTTCCTCCTCGAGCTCCGCCACCACGTCGTCGAGCCGGTCGAGCCGCTCGTTCCAGGTGGCGCTGAAGCGCTCCAGCCACTCGAGGACCTGCTTGAGGGCGCGTCCGGCGACGCTGTAGTAGCGCCACTTGCCCTGGGGCCGCACGTGTACGAGCCCCGCCTCCTTCAGGACCCCCAGGTGCTTCGACACCTGCGGCTGGGGTATGGCGAGGCGCTCGACGAGCTCGCTCACGGTCACCTCCCCCTCGCCGATCGCCGTGAGCAGGTCGCGGCGGACCGGGTCGGAGAGTGCCGCGAAGGCGTCGCTGGCCCTTGCCTTCGCCACGTGGGCATCATATTCCAGAATCGGAATACGTTGTCAAGCACCGTGCGTCCGTGACCTGCCCGGCGGCCGGCCGCGTCCGTTCGCTACAGTGGTCGCATCTGACCGGGAGGACCGTATGGACCTGCGCCAGCTGTTCCGCCGCGTCGCGTCCGTGGCCATGCTCGCGTCCGCCGCCGTGGGCGTGCTCGCGTCCGTCACCGCGGCGGGCGCCCAGCCCGAGCTGCCGCCCGCCCCCGGCCGGCTCGTCGACGTCGGCGGGCGCCGCCTGCACGTCTACTGCGTGGGCGAGGGCAGCCCGACCGTCGTGCTCGAGGCCGGCCTGGGCGACGGCTCGATCAACTTCCGCGCGCTGCAGACACGCATCGCCGGGTTCACGCGCGTGTGCGCCTACGACCGCGCCGGCTACGGCTGGTCGGACGAGTCGGACGACGCCCGCGACCTCAACGCGGTCGTCGCCGACCTGGGCGCCCTCCTCGAGGGAGCCGGCGAGGAGGGACCTTTCGTGCTCGCCGGCCACTCGCTGGGCGGGCTGTTCGCGCTCGGTTACACGAAGGCCCATCCCGACGACGTCGTGGGCGTGGTGCTCATCGACTCGTCGCACCCGCGCCAGATGGAGGCGTTGGCGGAGGTGCCCGAGCTCATCGCGGCGCAGGACATGGAGATAGAGGGGCTGGCCGCGGCCATCGACATGGCCGAGTCGGGCGGCCTGCCGCCCGACGCCGTGCGCCCGAACGCCCCGTCCGTGCTGACTCCGGCCCTGCAGGACGTCTGGGCGCGGCTGTTCGTGCAGGCGAAGCAGCTGCGCGCCGCGGTGGCAGAGTACCGCGCCCTGGAAGCGACGCTCGCGCAGGCGGCCGAGGCGCTAGACCTCGGCGACCTGCCCGTGACGGTGATCTCGCGCGGGCTCGGCGTCGAGGCGCAGCTGCCCGCCGAGGCGCTCGAGGCGATGGGGCTGACCCCCGACGTCCTGCGGCGCGCGGAGGAGATCTGGGGCGAGCTGCAGGAGGACTTCCTGAACGTGTCGACGAGCTCGAAACGCGTCGTCGCCGAGCGCAGCCCGCACTACGTCTACTACCAGCAGCCCGCGCTGGTGGTGGCAGCGGTGCGCGAGCTCGTGATGCGGGCGCGCTGAGCCGTGGCCGGCGGTCGCCGATCCGGCGGGCCGGCCAGGGCCCCCAGGCACACCGGCCGGCGCTCCCGCGGACTCGCTGGACCGCCCGCGCCCCCCGGGCGCGGGTACGCCAGGGCAGGCGGCTGACCCGTGCTCTCCGGGCGCCGCGTCCTCGCCGTGCTCAACCCCACGAGCGGGGCCGGACGCGGCGCCGACCTGGAGTCCGCGGTGAGGGACGGCGTCCTCGGCCACGGCGCCGCGTCGGCCGAGGTGCGGGTGACCTCAGGCCCGGACGACGCGCTGTCCTGGGCGACCGCCGCGGCCGAGGAGGGCTTCGACCTCGTCGTGGCGGGCGGCGGCGACGGCACCGTCACGGCCGTCGCCCGGGGCGTGTTCGCCTCCTCCGCCGACGTCCCGGTAGCGGTCCTGCCGCTCGGCACGGGCAACGGCCTGGCGCGCGTGCTGGGCGTGCCGCTGGAGCCGGAGGCGGCGCTCGAGTCACTGGCGAGCGGGAAGCCCGTGAGGCTCGACGTGCTCGAGGTCACGTCGCACGGGCTCGTCTCGCTCCTCTTCTGCGGCGCCGGGCTCGACGCGATGATCAACGAGGCGGCCGACCGCGAGGCCAAGGACGAGCTGGGGTTCCTCGCCTACTTGAGGGCGGCGCTCTCCGCCTCCCGCGACCTGAGGCGACACGACCTCACGCTCGCGCTCGACGGCCGCACCAGGCGCCTGCGCGGGCACACCGTCATCGCCTTCAACGCCACGCGGCTGGAGCTGCTCGGCCTCGCCGTGGGCCCCGACTCCACGCCGCACGACGGCCTGATGGACGTGGCGGTCATGCGCAGACCCGGCGCCTGGGCCGTGCTGCGGCGCGCCCTGCGGCTCCTCGACCGCGCCGGCTCCCGCGCCGACCTCGCGCCGGCCGCGCACCTGCGCGTCGAGGCCAGCCCGCCGCTGCCCGTGCAGGTCGACGGCGACCCCGTGGGCGAGACGCCGCTGGAGGTGAGGGTCGCGCCGGCCGCCGTCACGTTCGTGGCGCCGGCGGACTACGGCGGGGGCTAGGCGCCCGCCACCCCGTGCCGAGGCCGGGCGCCGCCCCTGCGGGCCCGAAGCGGTACGCCCGCTACGACGCGGGGCCCGTCGCCCGGCGGTCGTCGCCGGGGCCGGCCCCCGCACTGCTATCGTGCCGTCACTCGTCCGAGGGGCAGTGGGAGGCAGGCATGAGCGACGCGCGAGCCGAGCACGACCGCCGCATCGACTACGTCGAGCTGGCCGTGACGGACGTCGAGGCCGCGAAGCGGTTCTACGGCGACGTCTTCGGCTGGGAGTTCACGGACTACGGCCCCGACTACTGCGAGTTCCGCGACGGACGCCTCAGCGGCGGCTTCACGACGGGGCGCGAGGTCACGCCCGGCGGGCCGCTCGTGATCGTGTACGCCACCGACCTCGAGGCCGTCGAGGGCGCGGTGCGCGGCGCGGGCGGCAGCGTCGTGGAGCCCATCTTCTCGTTCACCGGGGGACGCCGGTTCCACTTCGCCGACCCCAGCGGCAACGTGCTGGCGGTGTGGTCGGACAGGTAGGGCGACCACGACCGGGCGTCCGCGGACCAGCGGACCCGTCGGACGGCTAGGGAGTCCGCTTCCGGGCAGTCGCAGGCCCGCGCCCGGACGACCCTTCACCCGCGCAGCCTGACGATCTCCCGGCGGGTGTGGTCGTCGATGTACTCGAACCACTCGACGAGCGTCAGGGGGCCGAGGTCGTTGTGCGGCACCACGGCCTGCTGGTCGGCGCCGGACCGGGCCAGCTCGCGCGCCAGGCCGATGCTCTCCTCGCGCGTGCGCGCGAACGCCTCCTGCAGGTCCTCGAGCGAGGAGCCCTCTGGCAGGCGGTAGGAGTGGTACGGCTCGAGCACCGTGGGCGGGTCCTGCCAGCGCCGCACGCGCGCCAGGCTCCACCGCTCTATGCCCACCCAGTGGTTCAGGGCCTCGCGGTTGCCCGGCGTGTCGCTAGCGGCGAGCATGCGGGGCAGCAGCCGGTCGCGTGACGCCTCGAGCTGCTCGGCCAGCTGCTCGAGGGTCTTCCCCCGCGCGCGCCGCCTGACCCGAGGCCGGAGCAAGGCTCCGATCACCTTCTGCACGAAGCTCACGTTGGCGCTACTGTATGGCACCCTCTGTGACGGCCCGGTGCCGTGCGCCGGCGTCGAGGGTCGCGGAGCGCGAGAGGGGCCGAGTGCGCGCCCCGCGAAGCGCCGACGGACCCCAGGGACGGGCGCCGGCGTCGCGCGACAAGCGGGCCTAGGGCGACAGGGAGGGCCCAGGTGAAGACTGTCTACTACACGGCCAGCAGCCTCGACGGCTTCATCGCCACCGAGGCGGACTCCATCGACTGGCTCATGCAGTTCGGGGGCGAGGACCCGAACTACGCGGAGTTCATCGCCGGCATCGGCGCGGTGACGATGGGCAAGAGCACCTACCTGTGGATCCTCAACCACCACCGCGCGACCAAGGGCGACGCGCCCTTCGAGTGGGTCTACGAGCAGCCGACGTGGGTGTTCAGCTCCACCGACCTCGAGAAGCCGGTTACGGGCGACGTGAGGTTCGTGCGCGGCGACGTGCGGCCGGTGTACGAGGAGATGGTCCGCGCGGCGGCCGGCAAGGACGTGTGGATCGTCGGCGGGGGCGACCTCGTGGGGCAGTTCCACGACCACGGCCTGCTCGACGAGATCGTCGTGACCTTCGCCCCGGTGACGCTGGGCTCCGGCAAGCAGCTCCTGCCGCGGCGCATCACCAAGCCGCCCATGGAGCTCGTGAGCGTGCAGCAGCTCGGCCCCTACGCCCGGCTCACTCTCCGGGTGCAGCGGGCGCAGGCGACGACCTAGCGGCACCGCGCCGCGCGCCGCGCACCGCGCCGCGGGCCAAGCGGCGCCCCTCGACGAGGGCTAGCTCCACGGCGGCGTCGAGTGACAGCTCGGCGCCGCTGGTCACGAAGGCGCCCAGCGCCTCCGCGCCGACGAGCCTGGTGGCCTCCGCCTGCCAGCGCGCGCGTTCCTCGGCGGCGAACCACTCGGGCTCCAAGCCGAGCCTGTTCCGCAGAGCGTCCGCCGCGCCCCACAGCCGACCCGCGACGCTCGCGTCGCCGGCGGCCGTCGCCAGGGCGGCGTACTGCTCGAGCGCAGGGTGCACGCTGATCGTGATGCCGAGGTCGCGCACTATCGTCAGGCTCTCCCGCAGCGCGGCCTCCGCCGAGGGCACGTCACCCTCGCGCACCGTGACGAGCCCCAGGCTGCCCAGCACGTTCGAGAGCATCTGCAGGTTGCCGAGCGCGCGCAGCCGCGAGACCGCCTCGCGGTAGCAAGCGGCGGCCTGCTCCAGGCGGCCCCGGAACAGGTGCACGTCCCCGAGGTTGTTGAGGACGAACGGCACGAGGTCGTCGACGCCGGCCTCCGCGGCGAGGGCCGAGGCCCGCTGGTACCACTCCGTGCCGGCGTCCAGCTCCTGCCGGAACACCGCCAGCACGCCCAGCGCGTTCGCCACGCGCGCCTCCTCCTGCCGGCTCGCCACCGACCGCGCGAGCTGAAGGGCCCGCTGCAGCAGCGGCCTCGGACCCTCGAGATCGCCCTCGAGCACGAGCGCGAAGGCGTGCTGGCGCAGCACGGCCGCCAGGTCCTCCTCGGTCCCCGGGGCCGGGTCGGACGCCGCCACCTGCTCGTACCAGGGCAGCACGGCGTCGAGCCGGCTGCGCCTCACCCAGTACTGGCCGAGGGCCCGCAGGAGAGCCAGCGTGCGCGGGGCGTTCCCGCTCTCCCGCGACCACTCGATCGCGGCCAGGAGGTCCCGGTGCTCGCGGTCCAGGCGTTCCAGCCACCGCCCGCCGTCGGGAGTGTCGAAGGCGCGCGCCGCGGCCCTGGCCACGCCGAGGAAGTGGGCGGCGTGGCGCTCCCTGACGCGCGCCAGGTCCCCCCGCCGGACCTCGGCCCTCGCCCTGACCCAGCGCCTGAGGACCGGGGGGCATTCGAAGAGCCCGGGAGCGGGCCGGACGAGCAGCGACTTGCGGCACAGGCCGGCCAGGTCGCGCAGGTCGACCTCGGCGACCGACGCCGCCGTCGCCCTGTCGAACGACCCCCTGAGCACGGATAGCCGCATCATGCGCCCCCGCTCCGCCTCGCCCAAGAGCTCCCAGCTCCGGCCGAAGACGGCGAGGATGCTCCGGTGGCGCGGGGCGACGTCCTGCGCCTCGGTCTCGAGGATCTCGACGCCCTTCGAGACCTCGGCGACGATCTCGGCCACCGGCATCACCGTCACCCACGACGAGGCCAGCTCGAGCGCGAGGGGGTTCCCGCCCGTGAGCCGGCCCAGTTCCACCAGGTGCGGCACGTCGGCCTCCGTCAGCTCGAAGGTCGCGTCGGCCCGCTGCGCCCCGGCCAGGAACAGCTCCCCCACCTCGCCCCCGCGCGGTCCGTGCGACGTGAGCCCGGACAGGGGCAGGACGTGCTCGCTGACCCACCCCAGAGGCTGGTGAGCGGTGAGCAGGAAGGCGGCGTGCGGCGCCGCGGAC
Proteins encoded:
- a CDS encoding alpha/beta hydrolase translates to MDLRQLFRRVASVAMLASAAVGVLASVTAAGAQPELPPAPGRLVDVGGRRLHVYCVGEGSPTVVLEAGLGDGSINFRALQTRIAGFTRVCAYDRAGYGWSDESDDARDLNAVVADLGALLEGAGEEGPFVLAGHSLGGLFALGYTKAHPDDVVGVVLIDSSHPRQMEALAEVPELIAAQDMEIEGLAAAIDMAESGGLPPDAVRPNAPSVLTPALQDVWARLFVQAKQLRAAVAEYRALEATLAQAAEALDLGDLPVTVISRGLGVEAQLPAEALEAMGLTPDVLRRAEEIWGELQEDFLNVSTSSKRVVAERSPHYVYYQQPALVVAAVRELVMRAR
- a CDS encoding DinB family protein, giving the protein MRFDLERASQVLGRTPATLRALLSGLDDAWLHADEGEGTFSPFEVVGHLLEAERTNWLPRARVIRAGDPGASFPPFDRFAHRRLHAGRPLEDLLDEFAAARRESLAEVASWGLDEAALDARANHPEFGPVSLRQLLATWVVHDLGHLAQVVRVMAKRYGQDVGPWERFLPILRDRPRPAS
- a CDS encoding diacylglycerol kinase family protein: MLSGRRVLAVLNPTSGAGRGADLESAVRDGVLGHGAASAEVRVTSGPDDALSWATAAAEEGFDLVVAGGGDGTVTAVARGVFASSADVPVAVLPLGTGNGLARVLGVPLEPEAALESLASGKPVRLDVLEVTSHGLVSLLFCGAGLDAMINEAADREAKDELGFLAYLRAALSASRDLRRHDLTLALDGRTRRLRGHTVIAFNATRLELLGLAVGPDSTPHDGLMDVAVMRRPGAWAVLRRALRLLDRAGSRADLAPAAHLRVEASPPLPVQVDGDPVGETPLEVRVAPAAVTFVAPADYGGG
- a CDS encoding tetratricopeptide repeat protein: MVRLVTFGSLGVADSGFARPKPLLLLTYLHLAGPQARRRLAALFWPRSRDPLNQLSLTLSRLAKAVPGAFVATHATVAAQASCDVDEFRAALEAGEVDRAADLHRDGFLAGLSVRGVSAELLEWVDDTRDALAASLQRGLLARAGASAARGRPAEAAALVRRALAVRDASLLDVDDLLLAHDVLWTAKDPAARKLRTDVEDLGLEVGRSPGAARSAADARRAGQPSAAPGAGSAADEPRAWAGGPRLVGRRREGELLRRLLVAEGARLVTITGLGGMGKSSLARAVADDLAHDAFPSGVAYLSCDDLPGTADVFRALLEALGAPLPPAGAEQGHVAQALAGCGRALVVLDDFDRHLPGAGWLGGLMSAAPHAAFLLTAHQPLGWVSEHVLPLSGLTSHGPRGGEVGELFLAGAQRADATFELTEADVPHLVELGRLTGGNPLALELASSWVTVMPVAEIVAEVSKGVEILETEAQDVAPRHRSILAVFGRSWELLGEAERGRMMRLSVLRGSFDRATAASVAEVDLRDLAGLCRKSLLVRPAPGLFECPPVLRRWVRARAEVRRGDLARVRERHAAHFLGVARAAARAFDTPDGGRWLERLDREHRDLLAAIEWSRESGNAPRTLALLRALGQYWVRRSRLDAVLPWYEQVAASDPAPGTEEDLAAVLRQHAFALVLEGDLEGPRPLLQRALQLARSVASRQEEARVANALGVLAVFRQELDAGTEWYQRASALAAEAGVDDLVPFVLNNLGDVHLFRGRLEQAAACYREAVSRLRALGNLQMLSNVLGSLGLVTVREGDVPSAEAALRESLTIVRDLGITISVHPALEQYAALATAAGDASVAGRLWGAADALRNRLGLEPEWFAAEERARWQAEATRLVGAEALGAFVTSGAELSLDAAVELALVEGRRLARGAVRGARRGAARSSPAPAAPGE
- a CDS encoding dihydrofolate reductase family protein, with product MKTVYYTASSLDGFIATEADSIDWLMQFGGEDPNYAEFIAGIGAVTMGKSTYLWILNHHRATKGDAPFEWVYEQPTWVFSSTDLEKPVTGDVRFVRGDVRPVYEEMVRAAAGKDVWIVGGGDLVGQFHDHGLLDEIVVTFAPVTLGSGKQLLPRRITKPPMELVSVQQLGPYARLTLRVQRAQATT
- a CDS encoding VOC family protein, with protein sequence MSDARAEHDRRIDYVELAVTDVEAAKRFYGDVFGWEFTDYGPDYCEFRDGRLSGGFTTGREVTPGGPLVIVYATDLEAVEGAVRGAGGSVVEPIFSFTGGRRFHFADPSGNVLAVWSDR
- a CDS encoding metalloregulator ArsR/SmtB family transcription factor, which encodes MAKARASDAFAALSDPVRRDLLTAIGEGEVTVSELVERLAIPQPQVSKHLGVLKEAGLVHVRPQGKWRYYSVAGRALKQVLEWLERFSATWNERLDRLDDVVAELEEEGP
- a CDS encoding SRPBCC family protein gives rise to the protein MTVKQNRKGCATITVVSDTAYEVERKFDASAQAVFRALTEPELIKRWWGFPSGRWVECVADVRPGGRWRNAVIDQGQEVFFHGRYHEVDRPRRLVNTEVYEGVPGGGPDVDEPSTLVTTELTEEGGVTTMRLHVECHTPEVLQIVLGSGMESGMQVTYDRLEDLLPGLAA